Proteins encoded in a region of the uncultured Paludibaculum sp. genome:
- a CDS encoding DUF302 domain-containing protein: protein MLYEKLSEKTMDEIDLSLRDSAGRHSFGVLHVHDLHQAMKNKGVDYAGQCSVFEVCNPRHAKRVLESDPAVSSMLPCRISVYETSDGLMLSTILPSAMMGMFSDPAIQTVAAEVETALKAMIDESA, encoded by the coding sequence ATGTTGTACGAAAAGCTCTCGGAAAAGACCATGGACGAGATCGACCTATCGCTGCGCGACTCCGCCGGACGGCACAGCTTTGGTGTCTTGCACGTTCACGACCTCCACCAGGCCATGAAGAACAAAGGGGTGGACTACGCTGGCCAGTGCTCGGTCTTCGAGGTCTGCAATCCGCGTCATGCCAAGCGCGTCCTCGAATCCGATCCAGCCGTCTCTTCCATGCTGCCCTGCCGGATCTCCGTCTATGAGACCTCCGACGGTCTGATGCTCTCTACCATCCTGCCGTCGGCGATGATGGGCATGTTCTCAGACCCTGCCATCCAAACCGTCGCGGCAGAGGTGGAGACAGCCCTCAAGGCCATGATCGACGAGTCCGCCTGA
- the tnpB gene encoding IS66 family insertion sequence element accessory protein TnpB (TnpB, as the term is used for proteins encoded by IS66 family insertion elements, is considered an accessory protein, since TnpC, encoded by a neighboring gene, is a DDE family transposase.) yields MTGLPSLRTLDREQSARIWLAAEAADMRCGFDRLAERVKAVIGQDPLSGHLFVFRSRRGDRLKILVWDRDGFVLWYKRLEAGAFKLPRVEAGSSSVELRASELAMVLDGIDVSRLRRVARYERGARVV; encoded by the coding sequence TTGACCGGTCTGCCGAGCCTGCGCACGCTCGACCGCGAGCAAAGCGCGCGCATCTGGCTCGCCGCCGAGGCGGCTGACATGCGCTGCGGTTTCGACCGCTTGGCCGAACGCGTGAAAGCTGTCATCGGACAGGACCCCTTGAGTGGCCACCTGTTTGTGTTTCGCTCGCGCCGCGGCGACCGGCTAAAAATTCTTGTATGGGATCGCGACGGCTTTGTGCTCTGGTACAAGCGGCTCGAGGCCGGCGCTTTCAAACTGCCCCGCGTGGAAGCCGGCTCATCTTCGGTGGAACTGCGGGCCAGTGAACTGGCCATGGTTCTGGATGGAATCGACGTGTCGCGGCTGAGACGGGTCGCCCGCTATGAGCGCGGCGCGCGCGTCGTCTGA
- a CDS encoding IS4 family transposase, whose translation MREPRIGPGWTAERGALLQLSVGAVSFSHRDRARATPKEGKTILQAASLFNQLLHHFPRNEFAALVKKHGAERSAKGFTCWTQFVSMLFCQLGRADSLREICNGLSCCLGKLVHLGIAKAPRRSTLSYANEHRPAALFEDLFWTSLARFRDSGALGQRQHKFRFKNKLLSLDSTTITLCLSLFPWAKYRRAKGGVKAHVLLDHDDYLPAYVLLTEARRSDVKMADSFLLNPGSIVAMDRGYNDYALFGRWTKAGVFFVTRLKDDAQFEIVEERTRPQNSAICVDQIIRLTSAKGRAGCPHLLRRVVVWVPEKDDVIVLLTNHLEFGATTIAAIYKDRWKLELFFKAIKQNLTVKTFVGTSENALRIQIWTALIALLLLKWLHHLSRANWSLSNLASLLRLNLFTYRELTKWLNDPLETPPLPPPPQQLTLALC comes from the coding sequence ATCCGCGAACCACGAATCGGGCCCGGTTGGACGGCTGAGAGGGGTGCCCTCCTACAATTAAGCGTTGGCGCAGTTTCGTTTTCTCACCGGGACCGCGCCCGCGCCACACCCAAGGAGGGCAAGACAATCCTACAAGCCGCCAGTCTCTTCAATCAACTGCTGCACCACTTCCCCCGCAACGAGTTCGCCGCTCTCGTCAAGAAGCACGGCGCCGAACGCTCCGCCAAGGGCTTCACCTGCTGGACCCAGTTCGTTTCCATGCTCTTCTGCCAACTCGGCCGCGCCGACTCCCTTCGCGAGATCTGCAACGGGCTCAGTTGCTGCCTCGGCAAACTCGTGCACCTCGGCATCGCCAAAGCGCCCCGCCGTTCCACCCTTTCCTATGCCAATGAACACCGCCCTGCCGCCCTGTTCGAGGATCTCTTCTGGACCTCGCTGGCCCGCTTCCGCGACAGTGGGGCCCTCGGCCAGCGCCAACACAAGTTCCGCTTCAAAAACAAGTTGCTCAGTCTGGACTCGACCACCATTACTCTGTGTCTGAGCCTGTTCCCCTGGGCGAAGTACCGTCGCGCCAAAGGCGGAGTGAAGGCGCATGTCCTCCTTGATCACGACGACTACCTCCCTGCCTATGTGCTGCTCACCGAAGCCCGCCGGAGCGATGTCAAAATGGCCGACTCCTTCCTGCTCAATCCCGGCTCCATCGTCGCCATGGATCGCGGCTACAACGACTACGCCCTGTTTGGCCGCTGGACGAAGGCCGGCGTCTTCTTCGTGACCCGGCTGAAAGACGATGCCCAGTTTGAGATTGTCGAGGAGCGGACAAGGCCGCAGAACAGCGCGATCTGTGTCGACCAGATCATCCGTCTCACTTCGGCCAAAGGCCGCGCCGGCTGCCCGCATCTGCTACGCCGCGTCGTGGTCTGGGTCCCCGAAAAGGACGATGTCATCGTGCTCCTCACCAACCATCTGGAGTTCGGCGCGACGACCATTGCCGCCATCTACAAGGACCGCTGGAAACTGGAATTGTTTTTTAAGGCGATCAAGCAAAACTTGACCGTGAAGACCTTCGTTGGCACCAGCGAGAACGCTCTCCGCATCCAGATTTGGACAGCCCTGATCGCTCTGCTGTTGTTGAAGTGGCTGCATCACCTCTCCCGCGCCAACTGGTCCTTGTCCAATCTGGCCTCGTTGCTGCGGCTCAACCTGTTCACCTACCGCGAATTGACGAAATGGCTGAACGATCCGCTCGAAACCCCACCTCTGCCACCGCCGCCGCAGCAATTGACTCTCGCCCTGTGCTGA
- the trpB gene encoding tryptophan synthase subunit beta: MSTTTQTPDAGGHFGPYGGRYVPETLMAPLEELERAYLESRQDAAFQAELKDLLTNFAGRPTPLYEAKRLSETLGGARIFIKREDLLHTGAHKINNCLGQILLARRMGKKRIIAETGAGQHGVATATVCALFGLECIVYMGEEDMRRQRLNVFRMRMLGARVVSVTSGSRTLKDAVSEAMRDWVTNVASTHYLLGSALGAHPYPMMVRDFHRCTGDEARAQILERIGRLPDTIFACVGGGSNAIGIFTAFLGDAGVKLVGVEAGGRSGQLGEHAARFSGGSPGVLQGAYSYLLQDEDGQVSLTHSVSAGLDYALVGPEHAYLHDQGRAEYVSASDPAALAAARTLARTEGIIPALESSHAVAEALKRAPSAAGEVFLINLSGRGDKDTDIYRENFPELDQDNAE; the protein is encoded by the coding sequence ATGAGCACAACAACACAAACACCAGACGCCGGCGGCCATTTCGGGCCATATGGCGGGCGCTATGTTCCGGAGACTCTGATGGCTCCGCTGGAAGAGTTGGAGCGGGCCTATCTGGAGTCGCGCCAGGACGCGGCATTTCAGGCCGAACTGAAGGACTTGTTGACGAACTTCGCGGGCCGGCCGACGCCGCTCTATGAGGCAAAACGCCTGAGCGAGACACTGGGCGGGGCGCGGATCTTCATCAAGCGGGAGGACCTGCTGCACACGGGTGCGCACAAGATCAACAACTGCCTGGGCCAGATTCTGCTGGCGCGCCGTATGGGGAAGAAGCGGATTATCGCCGAAACCGGCGCGGGCCAACACGGAGTGGCCACGGCGACGGTATGCGCGCTGTTTGGCCTGGAGTGCATTGTGTACATGGGCGAGGAGGACATGCGTCGGCAGCGGCTGAATGTCTTCCGCATGCGCATGCTGGGCGCCCGCGTCGTGAGCGTTACGAGCGGCAGTCGGACGCTGAAGGATGCGGTGAGCGAGGCGATGCGCGATTGGGTGACCAACGTGGCGAGCACGCACTATCTGCTGGGCTCGGCCTTGGGGGCGCACCCGTATCCAATGATGGTGCGCGATTTCCATCGCTGCACGGGCGACGAGGCCCGCGCCCAGATCCTCGAACGGATTGGCCGCCTGCCGGATACGATCTTTGCCTGCGTGGGCGGTGGGTCGAACGCGATTGGCATCTTCACCGCGTTTCTCGGCGATGCCGGAGTCAAGTTGGTAGGCGTGGAGGCCGGAGGCCGGAGCGGGCAGTTGGGCGAGCATGCGGCACGATTCTCGGGCGGATCTCCTGGCGTCCTGCAGGGCGCATACAGCTACCTGCTGCAGGATGAGGACGGGCAGGTCTCGTTGACGCACTCGGTTTCGGCGGGCCTGGATTACGCACTGGTTGGCCCGGAGCACGCATATCTCCACGATCAGGGCCGGGCGGAATACGTTTCCGCCTCCGATCCAGCCGCTCTGGCGGCGGCCAGAACACTGGCTCGGACTGAAGGGATCATCCCAGCGTTGGAGTCATCGCACGCCGTGGCCGAGGCGCTGAAGCGGGCGCCTTCAGCAGCGGGTGAAGTGTTCCTGATCAACCTTTCCGGACGTGGCGACAAAGACACGGACATCTATCGCGAGAACTTCCCAGAACTGGATCAAGACAATGCCGAGTAG
- a CDS encoding DUF58 domain-containing protein, with the protein MKRIEIKQWLEARVRERVTSTGLVFLLAMALTGFAAFASANNLLFLMLAAMLATLLVSSFVSRIGIAGLELDIQLPDHIAAKRPVAAKVVLRNEKNWMPSFSIRLVGVEDSVFTTDLYFPVIPGGGSIETTVEVRFGRRGLRTEDSFLFSSRFPFGFAERRARVTMKRDVLVYPALEPQGGFEQILADVNGEAETRFRGRGHDFYRIRPYEMMESARHVDWRATAHTGELQVREFAREQEHLITLFLDLEVPREREEWFEQAVECCAFLAWRCIQSGARVRFRTQDFEVLTPVEGDVYVILKYLALVECRHRAAPLRNLEEESVAIVFTSSPRRLEDCDWNNARILAPDHWAFTAED; encoded by the coding sequence ATGAAGCGGATTGAGATCAAGCAGTGGCTGGAGGCCCGGGTCCGCGAGCGCGTGACGTCGACAGGACTCGTCTTTCTGCTGGCCATGGCGCTCACCGGATTTGCGGCGTTCGCCTCGGCCAACAACCTTCTGTTCCTGATGCTGGCGGCGATGCTGGCCACGCTGCTGGTGAGCAGTTTCGTAAGCCGCATTGGCATCGCGGGACTGGAACTGGACATCCAACTGCCCGACCATATCGCGGCCAAGCGCCCCGTAGCGGCCAAGGTCGTGTTGAGGAACGAGAAGAACTGGATGCCGTCGTTCTCCATACGGCTGGTGGGCGTGGAAGACAGCGTGTTCACGACGGACCTCTACTTTCCGGTGATCCCGGGCGGTGGCTCGATCGAGACGACCGTGGAAGTGCGGTTCGGCCGGCGTGGTCTTCGAACGGAGGACAGCTTCCTGTTCTCGTCCCGTTTTCCCTTCGGCTTTGCCGAGAGGCGGGCTCGGGTGACGATGAAGCGGGACGTGCTGGTGTATCCGGCACTGGAGCCGCAGGGTGGTTTCGAGCAGATACTAGCCGATGTCAACGGCGAGGCGGAGACGAGGTTCCGGGGCCGTGGGCATGACTTCTACCGGATCCGCCCCTACGAAATGATGGAGAGCGCCCGGCACGTGGACTGGCGAGCCACGGCCCACACCGGCGAGTTGCAGGTGAGGGAGTTCGCCCGCGAGCAGGAGCACCTGATCACTCTGTTCCTGGATCTGGAAGTGCCCCGAGAGCGGGAGGAGTGGTTTGAACAGGCCGTGGAGTGTTGTGCCTTTCTGGCCTGGCGCTGTATCCAAAGCGGAGCGCGAGTTCGCTTCCGGACGCAGGACTTCGAGGTGCTGACGCCAGTGGAAGGCGATGTGTACGTTATCCTAAAGTATCTGGCTCTGGTGGAATGCCGACACCGGGCCGCTCCCCTCAGGAATCTGGAAGAAGAGAGTGTTGCCATCGTCTTTACCTCATCGCCGCGCCGGCTGGAAGATTGCGATTGGAACAACGCTCGCATTCTGGCTCCCGACCATTGGGCTTTCACAGCAGAAGACTGA
- the trpC gene encoding indole-3-glycerol phosphate synthase TrpC translates to MSASIPDILARIVEVKRQEVAEKSKLRRSIEQSANFQTAQRRDFRKALERRQPAIISEIKKASPSKGVLSDDFNPGLQAKQYFEGGAAALSVLTDKQFFQGSLSDLKTARATVFVPVLRKDFTIDEIDILEAAASGADAILLIAAILSREQLREFRTLASRFAMASLVEVHDEEELDKALESGAEIVGVNNRNLRTFEVSLETSERLAARMPASLLKVAESGIHSRADVERLMASGFQAFLVGEHLMKSNDPSAALKALLG, encoded by the coding sequence ATGTCCGCATCGATTCCCGACATCCTCGCCCGTATTGTCGAAGTGAAGCGCCAAGAAGTCGCTGAGAAGAGTAAGCTCCGGCGGAGTATCGAGCAAAGCGCGAACTTCCAGACAGCGCAGCGCCGCGACTTCCGGAAGGCGCTGGAGCGAAGGCAACCGGCTATCATTTCAGAGATCAAGAAGGCCTCGCCCAGCAAGGGTGTGTTGAGCGACGACTTCAATCCAGGTCTGCAGGCGAAGCAATACTTCGAGGGCGGCGCGGCCGCGCTTTCGGTCCTTACTGATAAGCAGTTCTTCCAGGGGTCGTTGAGCGACCTGAAGACGGCGCGGGCGACGGTGTTTGTGCCGGTGCTGCGCAAGGACTTTACCATCGACGAGATCGACATCCTGGAGGCAGCCGCCAGCGGGGCGGACGCGATTCTCCTGATTGCGGCGATTCTCTCGCGGGAGCAGTTGCGCGAGTTCCGCACGTTGGCTTCACGCTTCGCGATGGCAAGCCTGGTGGAGGTTCACGACGAGGAGGAACTCGACAAAGCGCTGGAGAGCGGCGCCGAGATTGTCGGCGTGAACAACCGCAACCTGAGGACCTTTGAAGTGAGCCTGGAGACGAGCGAACGTCTGGCGGCCCGCATGCCCGCCAGCCTGCTGAAGGTGGCGGAGAGCGGGATCCATTCGCGAGCCGATGTCGAGCGACTGATGGCGTCGGGGTTCCAGGCGTTCCTGGTGGGCGAACACCTCATGAAGTCGAATGATCCGTCGGCCGCATTGAAGGCGCTGCTGGGATGA
- a CDS encoding APC family permease, which produces MSSNTAEPIRLSRTLGLFQLLIMGVIMVQPTAPMPPFGAISAGANGHVVTTVLIAMFAMLLTALSYGRMARAYPSAGSAYTYVAREIHPALGYLTGWSMLLDYVVNPLICTIWCAGAMVGLFPGTPIWFWILAFVLLFTGLNLRGIQATARTNEMLTLAMGVVILWMLGASARYLFALPVLSGADFVRPFYDPARFTWGSLSNGASIAVLTYIGFDGISTLSEEVKDPRRNILRAMVGTCLIIGVLSAIEVYVAQMVWPASEPYPNSDTAYIHIAGRAGGQLLFQVMSITLIVATIGSASGAMLAGARLLYGMGRDNAIPKAFFGYLHPVRRIPSRNVLLIGVLCAIGAFSMTYQTGAELLNFGALIGFTGVNVASLTHYYLRGRDRHWSHLLLPAVGALVCLYLWLSLSLLAKTAGAIWLIAGVAYGAWKTGGFRRNMINFDAPLDE; this is translated from the coding sequence ATGTCGAGCAATACAGCCGAACCCATCCGCCTAAGCCGTACCTTGGGCCTGTTCCAATTGCTCATCATGGGCGTCATCATGGTGCAGCCCACCGCGCCCATGCCACCTTTTGGGGCCATCAGCGCGGGAGCCAACGGTCACGTTGTCACCACCGTCCTCATCGCCATGTTCGCCATGCTGCTCACCGCCTTGAGCTATGGCCGCATGGCCCGTGCCTATCCCAGCGCCGGCAGCGCCTACACCTACGTGGCCCGCGAAATCCATCCGGCCCTCGGCTACCTCACCGGCTGGAGCATGCTGCTCGACTATGTCGTCAACCCGCTCATCTGCACCATCTGGTGCGCCGGCGCCATGGTCGGCCTCTTCCCCGGCACGCCCATCTGGTTCTGGATCCTCGCCTTTGTCCTCCTCTTCACCGGCCTCAACCTGCGCGGCATCCAGGCGACCGCCCGCACCAACGAGATGCTCACCCTCGCCATGGGTGTAGTCATTCTCTGGATGCTAGGCGCCTCCGCGCGATACCTCTTCGCCCTGCCCGTACTCTCCGGCGCCGACTTCGTCCGCCCGTTCTACGACCCGGCCCGCTTCACCTGGGGCTCGCTCTCCAATGGCGCCTCCATCGCCGTCCTCACCTACATCGGCTTCGACGGCATCTCCACCCTCTCGGAAGAGGTGAAGGATCCCCGCCGCAACATCCTGCGCGCCATGGTTGGCACCTGCCTCATCATCGGCGTCCTCTCCGCTATCGAGGTCTATGTCGCCCAGATGGTCTGGCCCGCTTCCGAGCCCTACCCTAACAGCGACACCGCCTACATCCACATCGCCGGTCGCGCCGGCGGCCAGCTTCTCTTCCAAGTGATGTCCATCACTTTGATCGTGGCCACCATAGGTTCGGCCTCCGGAGCCATGCTCGCCGGTGCCCGCCTGCTCTACGGCATGGGCCGCGACAACGCCATCCCCAAAGCCTTCTTCGGCTACCTCCACCCTGTACGCCGCATCCCCAGCCGCAACGTCCTGCTCATCGGCGTCCTCTGCGCCATCGGCGCCTTCTCCATGACCTATCAGACCGGCGCCGAGCTCCTGAACTTTGGAGCCCTCATCGGCTTCACCGGGGTTAACGTGGCCAGCCTCACCCATTACTACCTGCGCGGCCGCGACCGCCACTGGTCCCACCTGCTGTTGCCCGCCGTCGGCGCCCTGGTCTGTCTGTACCTCTGGCTCAGCCTGAGCCTGCTCGCCAAGACCGCCGGTGCCATCTGGTTGATCGCCGGTGTCGCCTACGGCGCCTGGAAGACCGGCGGCTTCCGCCGCAACATGATCAACTTCGACGCGCCGCTCGACGAGTAG
- a CDS encoding TonB-dependent receptor yields MPSSLPHRRAGWKIAIGTTLAFWLPTIGLSQQKTDPEPLKTSITVTERVSTEAPAALTVLNALQVQQAPGINMDDRLRLVPGFSLFRRSSSLVANPTTQGVSLRGLGSSGASRSVVLWDGVPLNSPFGGWIYWTRVNPEELDRVEVSRGASTSVFGDKAMGGAVTLFTREPQKTRVWFGYEGGNEQSHMVEGAGSIYVGQHWAFSGNGRGFTTDGYYIVPRYARGLIDTKANIKFAAGTVRTDYFTQHDRLFLRVDALGEERDNGTTLTQNSTGLGTIAANYTREQGRSTYTLLGYHSREEYRATFSSIGAGRSTENLTLRQTVPAEATGGAGLWRRSGSKWNLLSGGDFNRSEGYSLERVYPAGSRVGGGIQMQYGLFSQGDLAVGPMRFYGGVRGSDAGNGTAFWSPSGGITVGLERWRFRTSAYRAFRAPTLNELYRQFRVGNALTLANADLKPETLRGVEAGADFTAGTMRISVTGFENHLDALITNVTRSVTPTLITRQRDNAGAATSRGVEATAAKRWGGWRAEASYLLADSRYATGQRVPQIPKHQGSAQLTWSRGRTLVSGGLRAAGLQFEDDQNSFLLPGFAVLQMAARQQLTHGVTATFALENALNREYAVGFSPTALTGAPRLWRLGLRWNLR; encoded by the coding sequence TTGCCATCGTCTTTACCTCATCGCCGCGCCGGCTGGAAGATTGCGATTGGAACAACGCTCGCATTCTGGCTCCCGACCATTGGGCTTTCACAGCAGAAGACTGACCCGGAACCGCTCAAGACGTCGATCACGGTGACGGAGCGAGTGAGCACCGAGGCTCCGGCCGCCTTGACTGTGCTGAACGCGCTGCAGGTTCAGCAGGCTCCGGGCATCAATATGGATGATCGGCTGAGGCTGGTGCCGGGATTCTCCCTGTTTCGACGGTCATCGTCGCTGGTCGCGAATCCGACAACGCAAGGTGTGAGCCTGCGTGGGTTGGGCTCGAGCGGTGCCAGCCGCAGCGTCGTGCTCTGGGATGGCGTGCCACTGAACAGCCCATTTGGCGGATGGATCTACTGGACCCGCGTGAATCCGGAAGAACTGGACCGGGTGGAGGTTTCGCGTGGAGCCTCAACCAGCGTCTTCGGTGACAAGGCGATGGGGGGCGCTGTGACGCTTTTCACCCGCGAGCCGCAGAAGACCAGAGTCTGGTTCGGTTACGAGGGCGGCAACGAGCAGAGCCACATGGTGGAGGGGGCAGGCTCCATCTACGTCGGGCAGCATTGGGCGTTCTCGGGCAATGGGCGAGGGTTCACTACCGATGGGTACTACATCGTGCCGCGGTATGCCCGGGGCCTGATCGACACGAAGGCAAATATCAAGTTCGCGGCTGGTACGGTGCGGACCGATTACTTCACGCAGCACGACCGGCTGTTTCTGCGTGTTGATGCGTTGGGCGAGGAGCGCGACAACGGGACCACGTTGACCCAGAACTCCACCGGCCTGGGGACGATCGCGGCGAACTACACGCGGGAACAGGGCCGGTCGACGTACACTCTGCTGGGCTACCACAGCCGGGAAGAGTACCGGGCCACATTTTCGTCCATTGGGGCGGGGCGATCGACCGAGAACCTGACTCTGCGGCAGACGGTGCCGGCCGAGGCAACGGGTGGAGCCGGACTGTGGCGCAGATCTGGATCGAAGTGGAACCTGCTTTCCGGTGGGGACTTCAACCGATCTGAAGGGTATTCGCTGGAGCGGGTGTATCCAGCGGGGTCGCGGGTAGGCGGCGGCATCCAGATGCAGTACGGGCTTTTTAGCCAAGGGGATCTGGCCGTCGGCCCCATGCGGTTCTATGGCGGGGTGCGCGGCAGCGACGCAGGCAATGGGACCGCGTTCTGGAGCCCAAGCGGCGGAATCACGGTAGGGCTGGAGCGGTGGCGATTCCGAACCTCGGCGTACCGGGCGTTCCGCGCGCCGACGTTGAACGAGTTGTACCGGCAGTTCCGGGTAGGCAACGCTCTGACACTGGCGAATGCTGATTTGAAGCCGGAGACGCTGCGGGGCGTGGAAGCGGGCGCGGACTTCACGGCTGGAACAATGCGCATCTCCGTAACTGGCTTTGAAAACCACCTGGACGCGTTGATCACCAACGTAACACGGTCGGTCACTCCGACGCTGATCACGAGGCAGCGGGATAACGCCGGCGCTGCGACATCGCGCGGCGTGGAGGCTACGGCCGCAAAGCGCTGGGGCGGATGGCGGGCCGAGGCGTCATACTTACTGGCTGACTCGCGTTATGCGACGGGACAGCGGGTGCCGCAGATTCCGAAGCACCAGGGGTCCGCTCAGTTGACGTGGTCACGGGGCCGGACACTGGTGAGTGGCGGCTTGCGGGCAGCCGGACTGCAATTCGAAGACGACCAGAACTCGTTCTTATTGCCAGGGTTCGCCGTGCTTCAGATGGCCGCACGGCAGCAACTGACGCACGGTGTCACGGCGACGTTCGCCTTGGAGAACGCGCTGAACCGTGAGTATGCAGTGGGATTCAGCCCGACGGCGCTGACGGGCGCCCCGCGGCTTTGGCGATTGGGGCTGCGCTGGAACCTCCGGTAG
- a CDS encoding phosphoribosylanthranilate isomerase, translating into MSVLVKICGITRLEDAQQAVEAGADALGFNFWPRSPRYVEPAAARSMIDALGGTVLRVGVFVDETAEHVRTVMDAAGLDVAQIHGSPLELVNRRVWQAWSATSEGLRERIEASEAEAFLIDTPSGTLRGGTGKTFDWSLARNLPGRIILAGGLGPENVAEAVEQVRPWGVDACSRLETAPGRKDHEKVTAFLRAVRQTGL; encoded by the coding sequence ATGAGCGTCCTGGTCAAGATCTGCGGCATCACACGCCTGGAGGACGCACAACAGGCAGTAGAGGCAGGCGCCGATGCCCTGGGTTTCAATTTCTGGCCGCGCAGTCCAAGATATGTCGAGCCGGCGGCGGCTCGCTCAATGATCGATGCGCTGGGCGGCACGGTTCTGCGGGTGGGCGTTTTCGTCGACGAGACGGCGGAACACGTCCGCACTGTGATGGACGCGGCCGGATTGGATGTAGCGCAGATTCATGGTTCTCCGTTGGAGCTGGTGAACCGGCGCGTGTGGCAGGCGTGGTCTGCCACCAGCGAGGGGCTTAGGGAGAGAATAGAAGCAAGCGAGGCGGAGGCCTTTCTCATCGACACTCCGAGCGGGACCCTGCGGGGGGGCACCGGCAAGACATTCGATTGGTCTCTCGCCAGGAACCTGCCGGGAAGGATTATTCTGGCCGGCGGCCTGGGTCCCGAGAACGTCGCGGAGGCCGTGGAACAGGTCCGGCCCTGGGGCGTGGATGCATGTTCGCGGCTGGAGACTGCGCCGGGCAGGAAGGATCACGAGAAAGTCACTGCTTTCCTGCGGGCGGTGCGGCAAACAGGATTATGA